Genomic window (Acidobacteriota bacterium):
TCGCTGTCATCGCCGGCCACGTTGCGCTGACCAAAATGGTTTGGGGGCGCTACGCCACGGCAATCGGCGCAAACGAAATTGCTGTGCGGTATTCCGGCATCAATCCGCGTCCGATCAAAGTGTCTGTCTTTGTCTTGAGCGGCTTGCTGGCCGCTTGTGCCGCCGTGTTGCAATGCGCGCGTTTGTCATCCGCCGACCCCAACGCAGGCGCCGGAGCCGAATTGCAAGCCATCGCCGCCTGTGTCATTGGCGGCGCCAGCTTGCTTGGTGGGCGAGGCTCCGTCATCAACACTTTTTTTGGCGTCTTGCTGATTGCGGTCTTGGAAACGGGCTTGGCGCAAATTGGCGCGCAGGAACCGACTCGAAGGTTGATTACCGGCTGCGTAATTCTCGCGGCGGTGATTTTAGATGTCTACCGTTCACGACTGGCATAACTCACCACGCCTGCTCAGTTTCGCGGGCGCGGATTGGCATAGAAGGGAATCAAATATGGAACGTTCAAAACCGAATCTGGCTGTCTTGGCAATGCTCTTCATTATTGGGGTCAGCAGCCTGGTACACTTTTCCAACAATGTGAGGTTGGTTGACGTTGTCGGCCTATCCGGCGGCGGAGCCGCTTGCGGCGCTGCCCTGTTTGGCGTCATTTTTACGCTCATCGCAAAAAACAAAGCCTGATTTTTGCTCCCGAATCTCACTTGCGCCATTTTTGCAGTGGTGATTTTGGTTATGTGTCTTGCGGCGGATTTTGCGGAGAGCCAATGACGACTGCGACAAAAATGGCGGGCGTTGACGGCTCCACTTTCAGCCACTTAGAATCCCGTTTCATTCAAGGCAGACAAGCACTTCAAGGCTGCCAGATCCAATACACTTATCAGGAAGTTCCCAGGAGAATTCAGATAGATGCGACGTGAGATCACGGGTTGGTATAGCGAACGGCTGTTTCAGCAAATGCCGCTGGTCGCTTATGGGCATTATGGGCCGCCGATTTTGATGCTGCCGACGGCGGCGGCGGATTTTTTGGAATACGAACGCTTTCAGTTGATTGATTCGGTCAAACCCTGGCTGGAAAATGGGAAGGCAAAGGCGTATTCGATCAATAGCGTCAACCGGCTGGCGCTGCTCAATAACAAGGCAAGCGCGCCGGAAAAGATTGAATGGTTGAATCGGTATGACAGTTACATCGTCAACGAAGTGCTGCCGTTGATTCGCCAGGATTGTCGAGGCGATGTGAAACCGATTGTCGTCGGCATCAGTTTGGGCGCGTATCTGGCGGCCAACACGTTCTTTCGACATACGGATTTGTTTGGCGGGGTCATCGCCCTGAGCGGCAGTTACGATATTCGCAGTTATATGGACGGGTATTACAACGACAGCGTCTACTACCATAACCCTGTGGATTATCTGTCGCGGTTGGATGACAACTTTCACTTGCCGACGCTACGGCACGGCGGACGGCAAATCATCATTTTCACAGGCCAGGGAGCCTATGAAGCGCCGGATCGTTCGCGCGCTTTGTCGAACATCTTGAACAGCAAAGGCATTCCGCATTGGTTGGATGTCTGGGGACACGATGTAAACCACGATTGGCCTTGGTGGCGGAAAGCGATGCCGCATTACTTCGGCAAATTGTTTGGCTGATTACAGTGCGCAACTGATGCGCTGCGCTAATATCCTGACAGTTGTTCAAACTGACTCATCAACTCACTCAACACCGATAAGTTTCGGAAAGGATGGAAGGCTGTTATGAAAAAAATTCTTTTTGCTTTGACAGTAGCCTGCGCGCTGGTGATTTCGGCATCGGCGCACGGCCACGACGGTAAAAAACACGATAACAAACAAACGGGGGCGAAAGCCAAATCCGCCAAGGTCGAATTCCAGGGCAAAGGCGACGGCGTCGAAACCTGCCCCGTGAGCGGCGAACCGATCGGCAACAAAGACAACAAGGGAGTGTTTTTTGGCCGCACGGTGTATTTCTGCTGCGCCGATTGTTTGGCCGAAGCGAAAAAGTCTCCGGCGATGTACATCAAGAAAACTCAGAAAGAGCAGTTGGCTGCCATCAAAGGCGCGAAGCCGGCGGAACATGGCGAGCACGGCGAACATCATGCTGATGCCAAACCTGCTGAGCACGGCGAGCATCACGCAATGATGCAGGATAAATCTTCCGACGGTGCCGTGAAATTTCTGGGCAAAGGTGACGGCATTGAAACCTGCCCCGTGACCGGCGAGCCTGTCAACAAAAGCAAAAAATACGAAGTGGATGGCAACGAATTCTATGTTTGCTGTGATGATTGCGTGGAAACGATCAAAAAGAATCCGGCTGCGTATTTGAAGAATTACAAACCGGCGAAGGTTGCGTTCCTGGGCAAAGGTG
Coding sequences:
- a CDS encoding esterase family protein — translated: MRREITGWYSERLFQQMPLVAYGHYGPPILMLPTAAADFLEYERFQLIDSVKPWLENGKAKAYSINSVNRLALLNNKASAPEKIEWLNRYDSYIVNEVLPLIRQDCRGDVKPIVVGISLGAYLAANTFFRHTDLFGGVIALSGSYDIRSYMDGYYNDSVYYHNPVDYLSRLDDNFHLPTLRHGGRQIIIFTGQGAYEAPDRSRALSNILNSKGIPHWLDVWGHDVNHDWPWWRKAMPHYFGKLFG